The Agromyces atrinae genome window below encodes:
- a CDS encoding SDR family oxidoreductase — MRIAVAGGTGTVGRYVAEAVHRRGHEAVVLSRADGVDVITGHGLAAALDGTHAVIDVTNIVTLSAAAAREFFETSTTNLLRAEKAAGVGHHVALSIVGIDRINASYYAGKLDQERAVTAGEVPFTIARAAQFHEFAGQLLSSMRGPLAILPKTLMRPVAAREVGEHLVDVVEAGPAGRAPDLVGPKDEELADVARRQLRFDGIRRRVLSVRLPGTYGAGLASGSLRGGPGAIEGRMTFDEWLRSDDHRRPGSIHRRQ, encoded by the coding sequence ATGAGGATCGCAGTCGCAGGGGGCACCGGCACCGTCGGGCGATACGTCGCGGAGGCGGTGCATCGGCGCGGCCATGAAGCCGTCGTGCTCTCCCGTGCTGACGGTGTCGACGTGATCACGGGCCACGGCCTCGCTGCCGCTCTGGACGGAACGCACGCCGTCATCGACGTCACGAACATCGTCACCCTGTCGGCCGCTGCGGCGCGGGAGTTCTTCGAGACGTCGACGACGAACCTCCTACGCGCCGAGAAGGCGGCGGGGGTCGGGCATCACGTCGCTCTGTCGATCGTCGGAATAGACCGCATCAATGCGTCGTACTACGCGGGCAAGCTCGACCAGGAACGCGCGGTCACCGCAGGAGAGGTGCCGTTCACGATCGCTCGCGCCGCGCAGTTCCACGAGTTCGCGGGCCAGCTGCTCTCGAGCATGCGCGGCCCGCTCGCGATCCTGCCGAAAACGCTCATGCGCCCCGTCGCCGCGCGCGAGGTCGGCGAACACCTCGTCGATGTCGTGGAGGCCGGGCCCGCTGGCCGGGCACCCGATCTCGTCGGCCCGAAGGATGAAGAGCTCGCCGACGTCGCTCGCCGGCAGCTGCGCTTCGACGGCATCCGTCGCAGAGTCCTCAGCGTGCGCCTGCCCGGCACCTACGGCGCGGGCCTCGCGTCGGGGTCACTGCGTGGCGGACCGGGCGCGATCGAAGGCCGAATGACATTCGACGAGTGGCTGCGAAGCGACGACCATCGTCGGCCCGGTTCAATCCACCGGCGTCAGTAG
- a CDS encoding DUF2291 family protein, with protein sequence MSAARETAAKKRRKPLSKNARRGILAGVVVVAVLGIALGTKVVSTDDPLAQGSVQFDPATFGAENFPTVQEGVEERAVDAVTLAEAIAADPEAAAAEYAVQSSGGPVFSVEFEGVVGEGQSGIYEVAVEGVRADLLIRVQTGPAINGTELRDATGDIAFGQFTNQIEYQNAAAALNDELKIEVLADVDTTALTGKTVSITGAFTLVNPSGWLVTPVKVDVE encoded by the coding sequence GTGAGCGCCGCGCGCGAGACCGCCGCGAAGAAGCGCCGGAAGCCCCTCAGCAAGAACGCCCGACGCGGCATCCTCGCCGGAGTCGTCGTCGTCGCCGTGCTCGGCATCGCCCTCGGCACGAAGGTCGTCTCGACCGACGACCCGCTCGCGCAGGGCAGCGTGCAGTTCGACCCCGCGACCTTCGGCGCCGAGAACTTCCCGACCGTGCAGGAGGGTGTCGAAGAGCGCGCCGTCGACGCGGTGACCCTCGCCGAGGCGATCGCCGCCGACCCCGAGGCCGCAGCGGCCGAATACGCCGTGCAGAGCTCGGGCGGCCCCGTCTTCAGCGTCGAGTTCGAAGGCGTCGTCGGCGAAGGCCAGTCGGGCATCTACGAGGTCGCCGTCGAGGGTGTTCGCGCCGACCTGCTCATCCGCGTGCAGACCGGCCCCGCCATCAACGGCACGGAGCTTCGCGACGCGACGGGCGACATCGCCTTCGGTCAGTTCACGAACCAGATCGAGTACCAGAACGCTGCTGCAGCGCTCAACGACGAACTGAAGATCGAGGTGCTCGCCGACGTCGACACCACCGCCCTCACGGGCAAGACCGTCTCGATCACGGGCGCCTTCACGCTCGTGAACCCCTCGGGCTGGCTCGTGACCCCCGTCAAGGTCGACGTCGAATGA
- a CDS encoding sugar ABC transporter ATP-binding protein encodes MSDTTHFDNVVLEARNIVKTYGGTRALKGVNFEIREGTVTTLFGENGAGKSTLMKILSGVEQPTAGEIVLDGEPVTFASTNDARDRGISIIHQELSLAPNLSVRDNIFMGREIMGTFGVDFAEESRQARALLEDLQLPIDPDTLVADLRVGQQQVIEIARALSVNSRILIMDEPTSALAAAEVEVLFGIIRDLLARGVAIVYISHHLEEALEVTDHAVVLRDGTMTARGERADIDLEWIVRNMVGENFDLGSPPTGYEFGDTVLSVKRLTVVDRENPERAIVNSLNLDIKAGEIVCIYGLMGAGRTELLEAVAGKEAVAAGDILLDGSSILGDSIANRIDAGIGLVPEDRQRDGLVQTFDVGTNLTLASLDASLVNGVISRRVEKQRSKELISAVTVKTPGPELPIGSLSGGNQQKVVIGKIIATNPRVMLLDEPSRGIDVGAKGEVFRLLAENARNGLAVLYSTSEVGECLSIAHRIIVMRRGRISAEFTPDVSKDMIMAASGEAVTA; translated from the coding sequence ATGAGCGACACGACGCACTTCGACAACGTCGTCCTCGAGGCCCGCAACATCGTCAAGACGTACGGCGGAACGCGAGCACTCAAGGGCGTGAACTTCGAGATCCGCGAGGGCACCGTCACGACGCTGTTCGGTGAGAACGGCGCGGGCAAGTCGACGCTCATGAAGATCCTCTCGGGCGTCGAGCAGCCGACGGCCGGCGAGATCGTGCTCGACGGCGAGCCCGTCACGTTCGCCTCGACGAACGACGCGCGCGACCGCGGCATCTCGATCATCCACCAGGAGCTGAGCCTCGCCCCGAACCTCTCGGTGCGCGACAACATCTTCATGGGCCGCGAGATCATGGGCACGTTCGGCGTCGACTTCGCCGAGGAGTCGCGGCAGGCCCGAGCGCTGCTCGAAGACCTGCAGCTTCCGATCGATCCCGACACGCTCGTCGCCGACCTCCGGGTCGGGCAGCAGCAGGTCATCGAGATCGCTCGCGCGCTCTCGGTCAACTCGCGCATCCTCATCATGGACGAGCCGACGTCGGCCCTCGCCGCGGCCGAGGTCGAGGTGCTGTTCGGCATTATCCGCGACCTCCTCGCGCGCGGTGTGGCGATCGTCTACATCTCGCACCACCTCGAAGAGGCACTCGAGGTCACCGACCACGCCGTGGTCCTGCGCGACGGCACGATGACGGCACGCGGTGAGCGCGCCGACATCGACCTCGAGTGGATCGTGCGCAACATGGTCGGCGAGAACTTCGACCTCGGCTCGCCCCCCACGGGCTACGAGTTCGGCGACACCGTGCTGAGCGTCAAGCGACTCACCGTGGTCGACCGCGAGAACCCCGAGCGCGCAATCGTCAACAGCCTGAACCTCGACATCAAGGCCGGCGAGATCGTCTGCATCTACGGGCTCATGGGCGCCGGTCGCACCGAACTGCTGGAAGCGGTCGCGGGCAAGGAAGCCGTCGCTGCGGGAGACATCCTGCTCGACGGCAGTTCGATCCTCGGCGACTCGATCGCGAACCGCATCGACGCGGGAATCGGGCTCGTTCCCGAAGACCGCCAGCGCGACGGCCTCGTGCAGACCTTCGACGTGGGAACGAACCTCACGCTCGCGAGCCTCGACGCGAGTCTCGTCAACGGAGTCATCTCGCGTCGCGTCGAGAAGCAGCGCTCGAAGGAGCTCATCAGCGCGGTCACGGTCAAGACGCCGGGGCCCGAGCTTCCGATCGGTTCGCTCTCGGGCGGTAACCAGCAGAAGGTCGTGATCGGCAAGATCATCGCCACGAATCCGCGCGTGATGCTCCTCGACGAGCCGAGCCGCGGCATCGATGTCGGCGCGAAGGGCGAAGTCTTCCGCCTCCTCGCCGAGAACGCCCGTAACGGCCTCGCCGTCCTCTACTCGACCTCCGAAGTGGGCGAGTGCCTCAGCATCGCGCACCGAATCATCGTGATGCGGCGTGGTCGCATCTCCGCTGAGTTCACGCCGGACGTCTCCAAAGACATGATCATGGCCGCCTCGGGCGAAGCCGTGACCGCCTGA
- a CDS encoding DUF7824 domain-containing protein, whose translation MTNDKLGDSLRVFAELGWDRAPLDELRGMTLGTPQQQKVARAGLPRGFFSLPAVHDAQSEAQYARALDELTRYGIFALRLGVDARRAVDIMTGATRAPALIAAQIIADRGPDYAESFIDRACVARWRLWTHSESVCGAIAVHLVHLLDFEVPFSAEYLKDWSIFAAAAFGRPTDLVTTERIGLDVIRSRFDDHLRRGIDVGTPATGPFADVFEAGLDAGLLGRADARELALAALDSSVRPGDRRVWTRILIDRLGMTDDEIVARVDALVPLIATGDAVAIECFALPLIARIDDERLIDVAVTALLAPTKKSKLAVLGALAARSTPASATVAVLAAHLAALADGRDPVIASAAEDVMRAWEAAVTDTTAKPERRGVWRRTPDVWEVPRLDIPVSTPEALADLAGVLLGMPDETFDIESERFLAVLVDLASTDLDAVRTALRGVGSRAVGGLIGVPSWLRGDAAPYLVDENMPADILFARAYVATGRLGELPVLLSTPTWIDMRIDPADLLDRLRLYGDNGVDVAEADLQLALARLDLARVTDAHLEEFSALDLPVRIAAGRPRTPDSDFGPWEFLPGTLHSQTTGSFITAYVREPMREPDIAFRDHVGWGVETWGARDVEPSPALAALPSRFTRRGFSSWHSSVVHPTWGEAVAVDVPLSALPHSGIELRQSVRRATPMGPVASAHLVGALRLLHDRAAGDAVTAAIEAFDRGLLRPGVAEARYLDGRELAALARVLLDLADDGLASVVWLFLDGIIELALAGTRMLAGTADVAEAMHELVAGAIAAVDEGIVEGGILAVPGLRALAARPGRSRAVVVAREVVARLPVVDTSATPAVTPSTARDFDEIWPGGEGDLPAIDDGAHLSAEWVDPTAPTKMLALDVRLDDRVGEVFRVMSGSMRSLILDRGCAASSRREDEVPVLGAVADVDLVWTGARLAAGTRFRSSREPQPLTVAMHAAVLTTICHDGDQGLAGESLVTWLQAEGRIGWRGMQLAIRRLLSWPDVSPARMVRVLDKHPRSLPVLWPILVESIAHAALHEGPPPRWLNRVLDVALVSAPYLAEAARRGWIPEEAARFPGLADIIARGGSSAVVTKARTLRSVILP comes from the coding sequence ATGACGAACGACAAGCTGGGCGACTCGCTCCGCGTCTTCGCCGAGCTCGGATGGGACCGCGCGCCCCTCGACGAACTGCGCGGGATGACGCTCGGCACGCCTCAGCAGCAGAAGGTCGCTCGGGCCGGTCTGCCTCGGGGGTTCTTCAGCCTGCCGGCGGTTCACGACGCTCAGAGCGAGGCTCAGTACGCGCGCGCCCTCGATGAGCTCACACGCTACGGGATCTTCGCCCTCCGTCTGGGCGTCGATGCGCGGCGAGCGGTCGACATCATGACCGGTGCGACACGTGCGCCCGCCCTCATCGCCGCCCAGATCATCGCCGACCGGGGTCCCGACTACGCCGAGAGCTTCATCGATCGGGCGTGCGTCGCGCGGTGGCGCCTGTGGACGCACTCCGAGTCGGTGTGCGGGGCGATCGCCGTGCACCTGGTGCACCTGCTCGACTTCGAGGTGCCGTTCTCAGCCGAGTACCTGAAGGACTGGTCGATCTTCGCGGCCGCGGCGTTCGGACGGCCGACCGATCTCGTGACGACGGAACGCATCGGGCTCGACGTCATCCGTTCCCGATTCGACGATCACCTGCGCCGCGGTATCGACGTCGGAACGCCCGCGACCGGCCCGTTCGCCGACGTGTTCGAGGCGGGTCTCGACGCCGGCCTTCTGGGACGCGCGGATGCTCGGGAACTCGCGCTCGCCGCGCTCGACTCCTCGGTGCGGCCGGGGGATCGGCGGGTATGGACGCGCATCCTCATCGATCGGCTCGGTATGACGGACGACGAGATCGTCGCGCGCGTCGATGCGCTCGTGCCGCTCATCGCAACGGGCGATGCCGTCGCCATCGAGTGCTTCGCGCTGCCCCTCATCGCGCGGATCGATGACGAGAGACTGATCGATGTCGCGGTCACCGCGCTCCTGGCACCGACGAAGAAGTCGAAGCTCGCCGTCCTCGGCGCACTCGCTGCGCGCTCGACGCCCGCATCGGCGACCGTCGCTGTGCTTGCGGCGCACCTCGCCGCCCTCGCTGACGGCCGCGATCCGGTGATCGCGAGTGCAGCCGAAGACGTCATGCGGGCATGGGAGGCCGCGGTCACTGACACGACAGCGAAGCCGGAGCGCCGCGGGGTATGGCGACGCACCCCTGATGTCTGGGAGGTGCCCCGCCTCGACATACCGGTCTCGACGCCCGAGGCACTCGCCGATCTGGCGGGTGTGCTCCTCGGAATGCCCGATGAGACTTTCGACATCGAGTCGGAGCGCTTTCTCGCCGTGCTCGTCGACCTCGCGTCGACCGACCTCGACGCGGTGCGCACAGCCCTTCGCGGCGTGGGCTCCCGCGCCGTCGGCGGACTGATCGGAGTGCCCTCGTGGCTCCGCGGTGACGCGGCCCCGTATCTCGTCGACGAGAACATGCCCGCCGACATCCTCTTCGCACGCGCGTACGTCGCGACGGGCCGTCTGGGCGAGCTCCCGGTGCTGCTGTCGACTCCGACCTGGATCGATATGCGTATCGACCCGGCAGACCTTCTCGACCGCTTACGGCTCTATGGCGACAACGGTGTCGACGTCGCCGAGGCAGACCTGCAGCTCGCACTCGCCCGCCTCGATCTCGCCCGGGTGACGGACGCGCATCTCGAGGAGTTCAGCGCGCTCGACCTGCCCGTGCGGATCGCGGCGGGTCGTCCTCGGACACCGGACTCCGACTTCGGACCGTGGGAGTTCCTGCCCGGCACGCTGCACTCACAGACGACAGGCTCGTTCATCACCGCGTACGTGCGAGAGCCGATGCGGGAGCCCGACATCGCCTTTCGCGACCACGTCGGTTGGGGTGTTGAGACCTGGGGAGCACGAGATGTCGAGCCGTCGCCCGCGCTCGCCGCCCTACCCTCCCGATTCACTCGTAGAGGTTTCTCCTCGTGGCACTCGAGCGTCGTCCACCCGACGTGGGGTGAGGCTGTGGCGGTCGACGTGCCCCTCTCTGCGTTACCCCACAGCGGGATCGAACTCCGGCAGTCGGTGAGGCGTGCAACGCCGATGGGTCCTGTGGCCTCGGCGCATCTCGTGGGCGCGCTCCGGCTGCTGCATGATCGCGCCGCGGGTGACGCCGTGACGGCGGCCATCGAGGCGTTCGATCGCGGACTGCTGCGCCCGGGCGTCGCTGAGGCGCGTTACCTCGACGGACGCGAACTCGCGGCGCTCGCGCGCGTGCTTCTCGACCTCGCCGACGACGGGCTCGCCTCGGTCGTCTGGCTCTTCCTCGACGGCATCATCGAGCTTGCTCTCGCCGGCACGCGCATGCTCGCGGGCACGGCCGACGTCGCCGAGGCGATGCATGAGCTCGTCGCCGGGGCGATCGCGGCCGTGGATGAGGGGATCGTCGAGGGCGGCATCCTCGCCGTGCCCGGCCTCCGGGCGCTCGCGGCGCGGCCGGGTCGTTCGCGCGCCGTGGTCGTCGCGCGCGAGGTGGTGGCACGCCTCCCCGTCGTCGATACCTCCGCAACGCCGGCGGTCACACCGTCCACGGCTCGGGACTTCGATGAGATCTGGCCTGGCGGAGAAGGGGATCTGCCGGCGATCGACGATGGAGCTCACCTCAGTGCCGAGTGGGTGGACCCGACCGCGCCGACGAAGATGCTCGCGCTCGACGTCCGCCTCGATGATCGCGTGGGCGAGGTGTTCCGTGTGATGTCTGGCTCGATGCGAAGTCTCATCCTCGATCGAGGCTGCGCCGCGAGCAGTCGACGCGAAGACGAGGTGCCTGTTCTCGGCGCCGTGGCCGATGTCGACCTGGTGTGGACCGGAGCGCGCCTCGCCGCCGGCACACGCTTCAGGTCGAGTCGAGAGCCGCAGCCGTTGACGGTCGCGATGCATGCCGCGGTATTGACGACGATCTGCCACGACGGTGATCAGGGCTTAGCGGGCGAATCTCTCGTGACATGGTTGCAGGCCGAGGGCAGGATCGGTTGGCGCGGAATGCAGCTCGCGATTCGCCGGCTTCTTTCGTGGCCGGATGTGAGCCCTGCACGCATGGTGCGCGTGCTCGACAAGCACCCGCGCTCGCTGCCGGTGCTCTGGCCGATCCTCGTCGAATCGATCGCCCATGCCGCGTTGCACGAGGGGCCGCCGCCGCGATGGCTGAACCGCGTGCTCGACGTCGCTCTCGTGTCGGCGCCGTATCTCGCCGAGGCCGCGCGGCGGGGGTGGATTCCTGAAGAAGCCGCACGCTTCCCGGGTCTCGCGGACATCATCGCTCGTGGCGGGTCGTCTGCCGTGGTGACGAAGGCACGCACGCTGCGCTCCGTCATCCTGCCGTGA
- a CDS encoding NAD(P)-dependent alcohol dehydrogenase — MSEQQVPSTMRASVLVRAGEIRLEERPVPQPKADEVLVQVRAVGVCGSDVHFYRDGHLGDWIVEEPLVLGHESGGVIVAVGSDVNASRIGERVSIEPQHPSTSSTETLRGDYNLDPHMEFYAVPGTDGAFQEYVTIQSHFAHALPDNVSDWAAAMLEPLSVAVATARKAGFQAGDRVLVTGAGPVGLAVAQVARASGATEIIVTDISEGRRESALRFGATRVLDPRSDAAEIDALGVDSFVDASGATPAIQSGIRALRAGGRAVLVGMGSGDIPLPLSTIQNKELTITGVFRYANTWPTAIALAASGRVDLDAMVTGTFPLDQTREALESTADPSTIKSVVEPFK; from the coding sequence ATGAGTGAGCAGCAGGTTCCGTCGACGATGCGCGCGAGCGTCCTCGTCCGCGCGGGTGAGATCCGCCTCGAAGAGCGGCCTGTACCTCAGCCGAAAGCCGACGAAGTCCTCGTCCAGGTGCGCGCCGTCGGCGTCTGCGGCTCCGACGTGCACTTCTACCGCGACGGGCACCTCGGCGACTGGATCGTCGAGGAGCCGCTCGTGCTCGGCCACGAATCGGGCGGTGTGATCGTCGCCGTCGGCAGTGACGTGAACGCATCACGCATCGGCGAGCGTGTCTCGATCGAACCGCAGCACCCGTCGACGAGTTCGACCGAGACGCTGCGCGGCGACTACAACCTCGACCCGCACATGGAGTTCTACGCGGTGCCCGGCACCGACGGCGCGTTCCAGGAGTACGTGACGATCCAGTCGCACTTCGCCCACGCTCTCCCCGACAACGTCAGCGACTGGGCCGCCGCGATGCTCGAGCCGCTCTCCGTCGCCGTCGCGACCGCGCGGAAGGCCGGCTTCCAGGCGGGCGACCGCGTGCTCGTCACGGGCGCCGGACCCGTCGGCCTGGCCGTCGCGCAGGTCGCGCGCGCCTCGGGCGCGACCGAGATCATCGTCACCGACATCAGCGAGGGCCGACGCGAATCCGCACTCCGCTTCGGTGCGACGCGCGTGCTCGACCCCCGATCGGATGCCGCAGAGATCGACGCTCTCGGCGTCGACTCCTTCGTGGATGCCTCGGGTGCGACGCCGGCGATCCAGAGCGGCATCCGTGCTCTGCGTGCCGGCGGCCGTGCCGTGCTCGTCGGGATGGGCAGCGGCGACATCCCGCTCCCCCTGTCGACGATCCAGAACAAAGAGCTCACGATCACCGGCGTCTTCCGGTACGCGAACACGTGGCCGACCGCGATCGCCCTCGCCGCGTCGGGCCGTGTCGATCTCGACGCGATGGTGACGGGCACGTTCCCCCTCGACCAGACGCGCGAGGCGCTCGAGTCGACCGCCGACCCGTCGACCATCAAGTCGGTCGTCGAACCGTTCAAGTAG
- a CDS encoding DUF6998 domain-containing protein, with product MTRADSDEHYVLDLCDEVLGSAGSRQHRFDWLLGDPGAHGRRVRLPVDSFWPTHGIVVEYRERQHDEPIAFFDKPERLTLSGVHRGIQRRMYDERRDHVIPEHGLRLFVIRASDLDSKPSGRLRRSRDADLLAIESLLAGARTNEPQPHPLGGPDGVRELSVGQLLRMHADILRELRRRGLVRTKNAPLGDLAEYAAALAYGGVLAKNSKKSFDLIARDGRRIQVKARSVDRSTSPSQTFSIIRTLDFDAALFVLIDSETNAVSAAYEWLPADIELRGRWSNHTRGRTIRINQLGAAGTDVTALVSSGWLQLLSVIDSLDGVVLPDPGATHADGPEPTQ from the coding sequence ATGACGCGAGCGGACAGCGACGAACACTACGTTCTCGACCTCTGCGATGAGGTTCTCGGTTCAGCCGGCTCGCGCCAGCACCGATTCGACTGGCTCCTCGGTGACCCGGGCGCTCACGGCCGCCGAGTCAGGTTGCCCGTCGATTCTTTCTGGCCGACGCATGGGATCGTCGTCGAGTACCGCGAGCGCCAACATGACGAGCCCATTGCGTTCTTCGACAAACCCGAACGACTGACGTTGAGCGGTGTACATCGTGGCATTCAACGACGCATGTACGACGAGCGCCGAGATCATGTGATCCCCGAGCATGGTCTTCGGCTGTTTGTCATCCGCGCGAGCGACCTCGACAGCAAGCCGAGCGGACGGCTTCGGCGAAGCCGAGATGCCGACCTGCTCGCGATCGAATCGCTATTGGCGGGTGCACGGACGAATGAGCCACAACCTCATCCGTTGGGGGGCCCGGATGGAGTGAGAGAGCTCAGCGTGGGACAGCTACTACGCATGCATGCAGACATTCTCCGGGAGCTTCGTCGACGAGGGCTCGTGCGCACCAAGAACGCGCCGCTCGGAGATCTGGCCGAGTATGCGGCCGCACTCGCTTACGGGGGTGTGCTCGCCAAGAACTCGAAGAAGTCGTTCGACCTCATTGCGCGCGATGGTCGACGGATACAAGTGAAGGCACGTTCCGTCGATCGCTCAACGAGCCCGTCACAGACCTTCTCCATCATTCGTACGCTAGATTTCGACGCGGCACTGTTCGTACTGATCGACTCGGAGACGAACGCCGTGAGCGCAGCGTACGAATGGCTTCCCGCCGACATAGAACTGCGCGGCCGATGGTCCAACCACACGAGGGGACGGACGATCCGAATCAATCAGCTCGGTGCCGCTGGCACAGATGTGACGGCGCTCGTGAGTTCAGGATGGCTACAACTCCTCTCCGTCATCGATTCACTCGATGGCGTCGTTCTCCCCGACCCAGGGGCGACCCACGCCGACGGTCCCGAACCTACTCAGTAG
- a CDS encoding zinc-dependent alcohol dehydrogenase family protein, whose translation MRAVVFTSEGVLALEDRPTPTPGYKEILIETAAVGICGTDTHVFDGEFEGTIFPLVPGHEATGTIVALGEGVNSGVFDFQVGDRVAINPSTTCGECEFCLNGHQNLCRFWNGLGVVASDGASQQFFTAPAANVYKLKPETDIYEAALIEPLACAIRGWDVLPRRLGDHVLVYGAGTMGLLMAQLASKAGASTVTIIDLNESRLQVAKECGIELRYTSADDAEREKWDVVIDCTGNIRAIEDALTRVKPAGFFQDFGVAPADRTAQFSPFRIYRDEISIVGTMAVLNSFGRAVELFEAGAINATAMISHSFTLDDYEEALELFRKGEGRKLQIRPNDTESRVFL comes from the coding sequence ATGCGCGCAGTTGTATTCACATCGGAGGGCGTCCTCGCCCTCGAGGATCGCCCCACACCCACGCCGGGATACAAAGAGATCCTCATCGAGACCGCCGCCGTGGGAATCTGCGGCACCGACACCCACGTGTTCGACGGCGAGTTCGAGGGCACGATCTTCCCTCTCGTTCCGGGCCACGAAGCGACCGGCACGATCGTCGCGCTGGGAGAAGGAGTCAACAGCGGCGTCTTCGACTTCCAGGTCGGCGACCGCGTTGCGATCAACCCCAGCACCACATGCGGTGAGTGCGAGTTCTGTCTCAACGGACACCAGAACCTCTGCCGGTTCTGGAACGGCCTCGGCGTCGTCGCCTCCGACGGCGCATCGCAGCAGTTCTTCACCGCTCCCGCAGCGAACGTCTACAAGCTGAAGCCCGAGACCGACATCTACGAGGCCGCGCTCATCGAGCCCCTCGCGTGTGCGATCCGCGGGTGGGACGTCCTTCCCCGCCGCCTCGGCGACCACGTGCTCGTCTACGGCGCCGGCACCATGGGCCTCCTGATGGCTCAGCTCGCCTCGAAGGCCGGCGCATCGACGGTCACGATCATCGACCTCAACGAGAGCCGACTGCAGGTCGCGAAGGAATGCGGCATCGAACTGCGCTACACGAGCGCGGATGACGCGGAGCGCGAGAAGTGGGATGTCGTCATCGACTGCACCGGCAACATCCGGGCCATCGAAGACGCGCTCACCCGTGTGAAGCCCGCCGGCTTCTTCCAGGACTTCGGCGTCGCCCCCGCCGACCGCACCGCGCAGTTCTCGCCGTTCCGGATCTATCGCGACGAGATCTCGATCGTCGGCACCATGGCCGTGCTCAACTCGTTCGGCCGTGCCGTCGAGCTGTTCGAGGCCGGAGCCATCAACGCGACCGCCATGATCAGCCACTCGTTCACCCTCGACGACTACGAAGAGGCGCTCGAACTGTTCCGCAAGGGCGAAGGACGCAAGCTCCAGATCCGCCCGAACGACACCGAATCGCGGGTCTTCCTGTGA
- a CDS encoding SWIM zinc finger family protein: protein MPSRWVRALGNVAELHRGMTPAFSLDARQAQEFIASLPSATSTARSGWLAVSRGGVRLLPRDAGQSVHIAGLHRLSALKRLLPHARGATFFGDARTGAAAVAVDLPGARVTLGVTDEAWRGHSGEGSLLEGLADASSLDDAELISAILAFEPVIDVDALIIESGVAAHRVRSALAVLAASGRVGWDVSDRTYFHRELPDDTERVTRDNPRLVSARRLVDENAVRRDGEHWAVYSHGGEYRVHLDPPRCTCAWYLRHGIGRGPCKHLIAARIVDGGQQA from the coding sequence ATGCCCTCACGCTGGGTGCGAGCACTCGGGAACGTCGCCGAACTCCACCGCGGCATGACACCGGCATTCTCGCTCGATGCCCGGCAGGCGCAGGAGTTCATCGCTTCGCTTCCGTCGGCGACATCGACGGCGCGTTCGGGCTGGTTGGCCGTATCGCGCGGTGGCGTGCGCCTCCTCCCGCGCGACGCCGGGCAGAGCGTCCACATCGCGGGGCTCCACCGCCTGTCAGCCCTCAAGAGGCTGCTTCCGCACGCGCGCGGTGCGACCTTCTTCGGCGATGCACGCACGGGCGCCGCTGCCGTCGCCGTCGACCTGCCCGGAGCCCGAGTGACTCTCGGCGTGACCGACGAGGCGTGGCGCGGGCACTCGGGTGAGGGTTCGCTCCTCGAGGGACTCGCCGATGCGTCATCCCTCGACGACGCCGAACTGATCTCGGCGATCCTCGCCTTCGAGCCGGTCATCGATGTCGATGCGCTGATCATCGAGTCGGGTGTCGCCGCGCACCGCGTGCGCTCGGCGCTCGCCGTCCTCGCCGCGTCGGGGCGCGTCGGCTGGGATGTGAGCGATCGCACGTACTTCCATCGGGAGCTGCCGGATGACACGGAGCGAGTGACGCGCGACAACCCGCGACTCGTCTCGGCCCGCCGACTCGTTGACGAGAATGCCGTGCGCCGCGATGGCGAGCACTGGGCGGTGTACTCGCACGGCGGCGAGTATCGCGTGCACCTCGACCCTCCGCGGTGCACGTGCGCCTGGTACCTCCGGCACGGCATCGGGCGCGGGCCCTGCAAACACCTGATCGCCGCGCGCATCGTCGACGGGGGACAGCAGGCATGA